The genomic region GGTTCATTTGAAGAGTTTTTGATTGCTATCACAAAAAAGTTAACTGCAAATGGCTATGAACATTTAATAGTATTCCGTGACTATCCTATTAGGTCAGTAGAAGAGCCTTTAATTGAAGCAGGTGCAAAAATTGAAGTAATCAAACTTACTAGGTTTGGTTTCTACAATTTCTTATTGCTTTTTACAAATATTAGAAAGCATAAGCCATTTTTAATTCATCTTCATTTCTTTCCCACATACTCAGCAATTAATTTACTTAAGTATGTGTTGAATACAAAAGTTGTTTGTACTGATCACATGGGTGGACGAAAGCCTCATAGTAACATAAAGAAATTATTCAGGAAATATTATTATTATTTTTCTTTCATTCTATTTGGTAGTGGAATTTCTAAAATCATCTGTGTTTCCAATTTTGTAAAACAAAAATATTCAAAAGATTATGGAATTCAGTCTGATAAATTACAGGTCATATACAATGGTATCAATATGGCTAAATTCCAAAGAAAAGAAAATATTATAGAGCTAAAAGAAAAGTTCGGTCTTGGCGATGAGTATATTGTTAGCTGCATAGGATTGCGTAAAGACAAGGGTCCTCATTGTCTACTGAAGGCAGCACCGCTAATAGTTGATAATATAGAAAATGTTAAGTTTCTTTTTGTGGGTAGTGGTGACTGCAAAGATTATCTCTATAGTGAAGCGAAAAAAAATAATTTGTTAAATCATTGTGATTTTACAGGAAAGGTATCGGATCTTTCTGATATATATAGCATTTCGGATTGCGTGGTTATTCCTTCTTTATTTGAGGAAGCATTTTGTTTTGTGGCTGCAGAGGCAATAGCATGTGGGAGTGAAGTAATTGCATTTGATTCTGGTGCTATCAAGGAAGTTTTGAATAACTCTCAGCGTGTGATTTCGCGCGATTATAATGAATTATACAAGAATATAATAAGTTTATACCACTCTGAATCCTCGCCCTATGAGTTAAGAGAATATATCATGAAAAATTTCTCATTAGAGACAAATGTTGATACGCATTTGAACTTATATAATTCCTTATAACTTATTTCTTGAAAATCCTATAATATACTTCTGTGATAAAATGAGTCTTGCCAAAAAGATTGCGTATAATTCTGGCTTTTTATTAGTTGGTCGAGTAGTAACCAAAGTAATAAGCCTTTTAATTGTTGTATACATGGCACGTTATTTAGGCAGTGAGGACTTTGGAACATATAATTTTGCACTTTCATTTGTGTCTTTGTTTACAATAATATCTGAATTGGGTCTACACGGCATAGTGATTAGAGAATCATCAAGGAATGAGGATAAATCAGGAAGCATATTAGGTAATTCATTCATATTGTCATCATTTTTATCAATAATTGCTTTTTTTTGTTCTGTTTTAGCTATTGGATTATTGGATTATTCATACGATACTCAGATTATTGTTATTGTTATATCCTTTGGTTTGTTGCTTGGTGCATCCTTACCATATGGAATAATTTATGAAATTAGTTTTAAGATGAAATATTCTGTCTTTTTTAGTATTGCTAGTAGAGTGGTTTTTTTGCTAGCTATCTTTTTCGTAATGTTTAAAGATTATGGGTTAATGGGGGTTGCTATTGCCTCTGTTCTTGCTGACACTGTCCATAAGTTATTGATGTATTTATTTTCTTTTAGGATACTACGGTTGAATATAAAATTTGATTATGATATTTGTAAGAGGTTGCTTCGAGAGTCATTACCATTGGCATTTGCATCGCTATTTGGTGCTATTTATTTTAGAATTGATATAGTAATGTTATCTCTTATTTCAGGAAATAGTGATGTGGGTATTTATAGTGGTGCATACAGACTTACAGAAGCTTTTCTATTTATTCCTAGTTCTTTGATGGTTTCTTTATTCCCTTTAATGTCTAAATACTACAAAGTATCAAGTGAATCTCTGATATTCACTTATCTACGATCAACAAAGTATATTCTAATAATTGCACTTTTAATAGCTATTTTATCATCATTTTATGCAGATTTTGTTATATTGACTATTTATGGGGTTCAATATTTAGAATCAATCCGAGTTTTGCAGATATTAATATTTGCAAGTCTCATAATTGCACTAAATTTTCCTTCAAGAGAATTGCTTGTTTCTATAGACAAGCAGAAATATGTAACTTTAATTACTATTATATGTGCAATTATAAATATTTGCTTAAACTACATGTGGATTATAAAATACAGCTATATAGGGGCTGCTGTTGCTACACTGGTTACTGAAATAGTATATTGGGTTTTTGCATTTTACTATATAGATTTTGTCCCCTTGAAATCAATCTTCAAGATATTCTATGGTACTGTTATTCCTGGGGTAATAGTATCTGCATTTTTATATGTATTACTTCAAATCTTTAATTCTATATTGTGGGTTCCTATTGTTTTAATTTGTTATTTACTATTGATTTATTTATTTGGTGGAATTGATAATGACGATGTTAATATTTTCAAAAAAGTATTAGGTCGGTAGTTTCTATTTAGTAAACTAGTTAAAACATTATTTTTTTTTATTAAGAAAAGAAAATGATTGGCGTTATTAATGCTATTAGCTTATTACTAAGGCTATCGTCATTCTTGTACATATTAAATATAAGAGAATATTTATTAAGTCACAATTGATTAGTTGACAAGGGTAATTATAGTATATCATTCAATATTTGATGTAATTTGTATGAATTAAATATGTATGTTATTGTTGAAATCGCGTTCTTATAATAGGATATGTAGAAATATTTTAAACACACAGACGGGTTTTAGAGCATATCTTTTTGGATCTCCTCAATATTGAGTGGGTAATTTAATATTCTGTTCAATGCAATCCATATTTGATGGATGATAAACTCTTGATTCAAATGGCTCTGGGAATAAACCCTCCTTGGTATGTTAAAGACATTAATCTTGATATTTCTAAGAAGAGAATGGATATCTATCTTGATTTTACAAGGGGAACGAAGTTCCCTTGTCCTGTTTGCAGCAAACTGTGTGATCTCCATGATACTAAAGAAAAAGTATGGAGACACCTTGATTTCTTCCATCATGAAACATACATTCATGCACGAGTTCCCCGAACAAAGTGTGATGGAGATGATGTAAAACTTGTTGAAGTTC from Methanolobus tindarius DSM 2278 harbors:
- a CDS encoding flippase encodes the protein MSLAKKIAYNSGFLLVGRVVTKVISLLIVVYMARYLGSEDFGTYNFALSFVSLFTIISELGLHGIVIRESSRNEDKSGSILGNSFILSSFLSIIAFFCSVLAIGLLDYSYDTQIIVIVISFGLLLGASLPYGIIYEISFKMKYSVFFSIASRVVFLLAIFFVMFKDYGLMGVAIASVLADTVHKLLMYLFSFRILRLNIKFDYDICKRLLRESLPLAFASLFGAIYFRIDIVMLSLISGNSDVGIYSGAYRLTEAFLFIPSSLMVSLFPLMSKYYKVSSESLIFTYLRSTKYILIIALLIAILSSFYADFVILTIYGVQYLESIRVLQILIFASLIIALNFPSRELLVSIDKQKYVTLITIICAIINICLNYMWIIKYSYIGAAVATLVTEIVYWVFAFYYIDFVPLKSIFKIFYGTVIPGVIVSAFLYVLLQIFNSILWVPIVLICYLLLIYLFGGIDNDDVNIFKKVLGR
- a CDS encoding glycosyltransferase family 4 protein; this translates as MEGEYSTKKKLISICDIHSNKEGSFEEFLIAITKKLTANGYEHLIVFRDYPIRSVEEPLIEAGAKIEVIKLTRFGFYNFLLLFTNIRKHKPFLIHLHFFPTYSAINLLKYVLNTKVVCTDHMGGRKPHSNIKKLFRKYYYYFSFILFGSGISKIICVSNFVKQKYSKDYGIQSDKLQVIYNGINMAKFQRKENIIELKEKFGLGDEYIVSCIGLRKDKGPHCLLKAAPLIVDNIENVKFLFVGSGDCKDYLYSEAKKNNLLNHCDFTGKVSDLSDIYSISDCVVIPSLFEEAFCFVAAEAIACGSEVIAFDSGAIKEVLNNSQRVISRDYNELYKNIISLYHSESSPYELREYIMKNFSLETNVDTHLNLYNSL